A section of the Cryobacterium soli genome encodes:
- a CDS encoding LysE family transporter, translating to MQFSLWVALVGAGTLISFTPGAGAINTMSNALNAGFRRSIWGILGQQAALLIHIVIVALGVGLLVAGSPIAFNVIRYAGAAYLVYLGIRQFLATPDLDAEQVRSLSHEPRWSMFRRGLWVNMLNPKAIVFFLAFLPQFIRADRPLPAQYLIVAATVVVIDILVMWFFFAGTARSFQRFTRDARGQQVLNRVFGVLFVAVGVLLAVIH from the coding sequence ATGCAGTTTTCCCTCTGGGTGGCCCTGGTAGGCGCGGGCACCCTGATCAGTTTCACGCCGGGTGCCGGGGCCATCAACACCATGAGCAACGCCCTCAACGCGGGCTTCCGCCGGTCTATCTGGGGCATCCTCGGCCAGCAGGCCGCATTGCTCATCCACATCGTGATCGTGGCGCTGGGTGTCGGACTGCTCGTGGCCGGTTCGCCGATCGCGTTCAACGTCATCCGCTACGCGGGGGCCGCCTACCTCGTCTATCTGGGTATCCGGCAGTTCCTGGCCACACCCGACCTCGACGCCGAGCAGGTGCGCTCCCTCAGCCATGAGCCGCGCTGGTCGATGTTCCGCCGCGGGCTCTGGGTCAACATGCTCAATCCCAAGGCCATCGTGTTCTTCCTCGCGTTCTTGCCCCAGTTCATCCGGGCCGACCGGCCCCTTCCGGCCCAGTACCTGATCGTGGCCGCCACGGTCGTCGTGATCGACATTCTGGTGATGTGGTTCTTCTTCGCCGGCACGGCGCGCTCCTTCCAGCGCTTCACCCGCGACGCCCGGGGGCAGCAGGTGCTGAACCGGGTCTTCGGAGTGCTCTTCGTGGCCGTCGGCGTGCTGCTCGCGGTCATCCACTAA